Proteins found in one Prochlorothrix hollandica PCC 9006 = CALU 1027 genomic segment:
- the pntA gene encoding Re/Si-specific NAD(P)(+) transhydrogenase subunit alpha encodes MTIALEQPNTAPAATPGDGVISPKIIGVPQEIFPGECRVAATPDTAKRLQKMGFEVWVESGAGAAASFDDAAYAQAGCKIIEDTAQLWQGSDVVLKVRPPAPNPAQGCHEADLLREGGTLISFIWPAQNPELLEHLGQRKATVLAMDVVPRISRAQKMDALSSMANIAGYRAVIEAANQFGRFFTGQITAAGKVPPCKVLVIGAGVAGLAAIGAAKSLGAVVRAFDTRPVVKEQVESMGAEFLELEFEEDGTGSGGYAKTMSKEFIEAEMALFADQARDVDIIITTALIPGKTAPVLITTAMVESMKAGSVVVDLAAEQGGNCQVTRPNEIYDYQGVKIIGLTDLPSRMASQSSQLYGTNLCHLLSDMGGSQDYRVDLEDEVVRGALVLHDGALTWPAPKPATPPPAPAKAVNPTIAATPTADSGNGNLLWFGVAALALVGIGIGAPPSFLSHFTVFVLACFVGWQVVWNVTPALHTPLMSVTNAISGIIIIGGMLQISGPMGSPTMILGAIAILVGTINISGGFLVTQRMLQMFRK; translated from the coding sequence ATGACGATCGCACTGGAACAACCCAACACCGCCCCAGCGGCTACCCCAGGGGATGGCGTTATATCCCCCAAAATCATCGGGGTGCCCCAGGAAATTTTCCCCGGTGAATGTCGGGTTGCCGCCACCCCAGACACCGCCAAACGGCTACAGAAAATGGGGTTTGAGGTGTGGGTGGAGTCGGGAGCAGGGGCAGCGGCCAGTTTTGATGATGCTGCCTATGCCCAAGCGGGGTGCAAAATTATTGAGGACACCGCCCAACTGTGGCAGGGATCTGATGTGGTGCTGAAGGTGCGTCCCCCAGCCCCAAACCCCGCCCAGGGTTGCCATGAGGCGGACTTACTGCGGGAGGGGGGAACCCTCATTAGCTTTATTTGGCCTGCCCAAAATCCTGAGTTGTTGGAGCATCTGGGGCAGCGCAAGGCGACGGTCTTGGCCATGGACGTGGTGCCCCGCATCAGCCGTGCCCAAAAAATGGATGCCCTCAGTTCCATGGCCAATATTGCCGGTTATCGGGCAGTGATTGAGGCTGCTAACCAGTTTGGCCGCTTTTTCACCGGACAAATCACCGCTGCGGGCAAGGTCCCCCCCTGTAAGGTGTTGGTGATTGGGGCTGGGGTGGCTGGGTTAGCGGCGATCGGTGCAGCCAAGAGCCTGGGGGCCGTGGTGCGGGCCTTTGATACTCGCCCCGTGGTTAAGGAACAGGTGGAAAGCATGGGGGCGGAGTTCCTGGAGTTGGAATTCGAGGAAGACGGCACCGGTAGCGGCGGCTATGCCAAAACCATGAGCAAGGAGTTCATTGAGGCAGAAATGGCCCTGTTTGCGGATCAAGCCAGGGATGTAGACATTATCATTACCACCGCCCTGATCCCCGGTAAAACCGCTCCAGTGCTGATCACCACGGCCATGGTGGAGTCCATGAAAGCCGGTTCCGTGGTGGTGGATTTGGCCGCTGAGCAGGGAGGCAACTGCCAAGTGACCCGCCCCAACGAAATCTATGACTACCAGGGGGTCAAGATTATTGGTTTGACGGATCTGCCCAGCCGCATGGCCAGCCAATCCAGCCAACTCTATGGCACCAATCTCTGCCATCTCCTCAGTGACATGGGGGGATCCCAGGACTATCGGGTGGATTTGGAGGATGAAGTGGTGCGGGGAGCCTTGGTGCTGCATGATGGCGCATTGACCTGGCCTGCCCCCAAGCCTGCTACGCCTCCCCCGGCTCCGGCCAAAGCGGTCAACCCGACGATCGCCGCAACTCCCACCGCCGACTCTGGCAACGGTAACCTGCTGTGGTTTGGGGTGGCGGCTTTGGCCCTGGTGGGCATTGGCATTGGGGCACCTCCCTCCTTTCTGTCCCATTTCACGGTGTTTGTCTTGGCCTGCTTTGTGGGTTGGCAGGTGGTTTGGAATGTGACCCCGGCTCTCCATACCCCCCTGATGAGTGTGACTAATGCCATCAGCGGCATCATCATCATCGGTGGAATGTTGCAGATTTCTGGACCCATGGGGTCTCCGACGATGATTTTGGGAGCGATCGCTATTTTAGTGGGCACAATCAACATTTCTGGGGGCTTTTTGGTGACCCAACGTATGTTACAGATGTTCCGTAAGTAG